A window from Acinonyx jubatus isolate Ajub_Pintada_27869175 chromosome E1, VMU_Ajub_asm_v1.0, whole genome shotgun sequence encodes these proteins:
- the KCNH6 gene encoding potassium voltage-gated channel subfamily H member 6 isoform X1 — protein MPVRRGHVAPQNTYLDTIIRKFEGQSRKFLIANAQMENCAIIYCNDGFCELFGYSRVEVMQRPCTCDFLTGPNTPRSAMSRLAQALLGTEECKVDILYYRKDASSFRCLVDVVPVKNEDGAVIMFILNFEDLAQLLAKSERRSLSQCLLSQSFLGSEGSHGRPGAQGPGTGRVKYRTISQIPQFTLNFVEFNLEKHRSGSTTEIEIIAPHKVVERTQNVTEKVTQVLSLGADVLPEYKLQAPRIHRGTLLHYSPFKAVWDWLILLLVIYTAIFTPYSAAFLLSDQDESQRMDCGYTCSPLTVVDLIVDIMFVVDIVINFRTTYVNTNDEVVSHPRRIAIHYFKGWFLIDMVAAIPFDLLIFRTGSDETTTLIGLLKTARLLRLVRVARKLDRYSEYGAAVLFLLMCTFALIAHWLACIWYAIGNVERPYLEPKIGWLDSLGAQLGKRYNGSDPASGPSVQDKYVTALYFTFSSLTSVGFGNVSPNTNSEKVFSICVMLIGSLMYASIFGNVSAIIQRLYSGTARYHTQMLRVKEFIRFHQIPNPLRQRLEEYFQHAWSYTNGIDMNAVRARRPASGGAGDPAPVPALAKCPRGGQGPAGTGRPQTPPHPVPPAPSPAALPWTRPPPSQVLKGFPECLQADICLHLHRALLQHCPAFRGASKGCLRALAVKFKTTHAPPGDTLVHLGDVLSTLYFISRGSIEILRDDVVVAILGKNDIFGEPISLHARPGKSSADVRALTYCDLHKIQRADLLEVLDMYPAFADSFWSKLEVTFNLRDAGGGLQSSPQPAPGSQDHQGFFLSDNQSAAAPSLSISDASGLWPELLHQMPPRPRDSPPNPQGDPDCWPRELGSRLEQLQAQMNRLESRMSSDLSRILQLLQQPLPQGHTGYILGAPTSNDLALFPVASTTQSPGTRLPQGGLPPAQVPGCGDLNKCRLKRKNSSSRVPPLVMATDKILTLSLEQEQPEGLLSPLASTLHPLEVQGLICGSRFPSLPERLGPVPKQLEFQRHGSDPGLARS, from the exons CCTCCAGCTTCCGATGCCTGGTGGACGTGGTACCTGTGAAGAACGAGGATGGAGCCGTTATCATGTTCATCCTCAACTTCGAGGATCTGGCCCAGCTCCTGGCCAAGAGCGAGCGCCGCAGCCTGTCCCAGTGCCTGCTGTCCCAGAGCTTCCTGGGCTCCG AGGGCTCTCATGGCAGGCCAGGTGCACAGGGTCCTGGCACAGGCAGGGTCAAGTACAGGACCATCAGCCAGATCCCGCAGTTCACACTCAACTTCGTGGAGTTCAACCTGGAGAAGCATCGCTCGGGCTCCACGACAGAGATTGAGATCATCGCACCACACAAGGTGGTGGAGCGGACCCAGAACGTCACCGAGAAGGTCACCCAG gttctGTCCCTGGGCGCGGACGTGCTGCCGGAGTACAAGCTGCAGGCACCACGCATCCACCGCGGGACCCTCCTGCACTATAGCCCCTTCAAGGCCGTGTGGGACTGGCTCATCCTGCTGCTGGTCATCTACACAGCCATCTTCACGCCCTACTCGGCCGCTTTCCTGCTCAGCGACCAGGATGAATCTCAACGCATGGACTGTGGCTACACCTGCAGTCCACTCACTGTGGTGGACCTCATCGTAGACATCATGTTCGTTGTGGACATTGTCATCAACTTCCGCACCACCTACGTCAACACCAATGACGAGGTGGTCAGTCACCCTCGCCGCATTGCCATCCACTACTTCAAGGGCTGGTTCCTCATTGACATGGTGGCTGCCATCCCATTTGACCTTCTCATCTTCCGCACCGGCTCTGATGAG ACCACAACCCTGATCGGGCTGCTGAAAACGGCGAGGTTGCTGCGGCTGGTGCGTGTGGCACGGAAGCTGGACCGCTACTCTGAGTATGGAGCGGCCGTGCTTTTCCTGCTCATGTGCACCTTCGCACTCATTGCACACTGGCTCGCCTGCATCTGGTATGCCATCGGCAACGTGGAGCGGCCCTACCTGGAGCCCAAGATCGGCTGGCTGGACAGCCTGGGCGCCCAGCTTGGCAAGCGCTACAACGGCAGCGACCCGGCCTCTGGCCCCTCAGTGCAGGACAAGTATGTCACCGCCCTGTACTTCACCTTCAGCAGCCTTACCAGCGTGGGCTTCGGCAATGTCTCCCCCAACACCAACTCTGAGAAGGTCTTCTCTATCTGCGTCATGCTCATCGGCT CCCTCATGTACGCCAGCATCTTTGGCAACGTGTCTGCCATCATCCAGCGTCTGTACTCCGGCACTGCCCGCTACCACACGCAGATGCTGCGAGTCAAGGAGTTCATCCGCTTCCACCAGATCCCCAACCCGCTGCGGCAGCGCCTGGAAGAGTACTTCCAGCACGCCTGGTCCTACACCAACGGCATTGACATGAACGCGGTGAGAGCCCGCCGCCCTGCCTCGGGTGGGGCAGGCGATCCAGCTCCAGTCCCAGCTCTGGCTAAGTGTCCCAGGGGAGGCCAAGGACCCGCGGGCACAGGGCGTCcccagacccctccccaccccgttcCCCCAGCCCCAAGCCCAGCTGCACTACCCTGGACGCGGCCGCCCCCCTCGCAGGTGCTGAAGGGCTTCCCTGAGTGCCTGCAGGCCGACATCTGCCTGCACCTGCACCGTGCGCTGCTGCAGCACTGCCCAGCCTTCCGCGGCGCCAGCAAGGGCTGCCTGCGCGCGCTGGCAGTCAAGTTCAAGACCACGCACGCACCGCCTGGGGACACGCTGGTGCACCTCGGCGATGTGCTCTCCACGCTCTACTTCATCTCCCGAGGTTCCATCGAGATCTTGCGTGACGATGTGGTCGTGGCCATCCTAG GAAAGAACGACATCTTTGGGGAGCCCATTAGCCTTCATGCCCGGCCTGGCAAGTCCAGTGCAGATGTGCGGGCCCTGACCTACTGTGACCTGCACAAGATCCAGCGGGCAGACCTGCTGGAGGTGCTGGACATGTACCCTGCGTTTGCAGACAGCTTCTGGAGTAAGCTGGAAGTCACCTTCAACCTGCGGGAC GCAGGCGGGGGTCTCCAGTCATCACCCCAACCGGCTCCAGGCAGCCAGGACCACCAAGGCTTCTTCCTCAGTGACAACCAGTCAG CTGCAGCCCCTTCTCTGAGCATCTCAGATGCATCTGGCCTCTGGCCTGAGTTGCTGCATCAAATGCCCCCAAGGCCAAGGGACAGCCCCCCAAACCCTCAGGGAGACCCAGACTGCTGGCCTCGGGAGCTAGGCTCCAGGCTGGAGCAGCTTCAGGCCCAGATGAACAG GTTGGAGTCCCGCATGTCCTCAGACCTCAGCCGCATCCTACAGCTCCTTCagcagcccctgccccagggccacaCTGGCTACATTCTAGGAGCCCCTACCTCCAATGACTTGGCCTTGTTTCCTGTGGCCTCAACCACTCAGAGTCCGGGAACTAGGCTGCCCCAGGGTGGTCTGCCCCCTGCACAG GTCCCAGGCTGTGGTGACTTGAACAAGTGTAGGCTGAAGCGAAAGAACTCCTCCTCCAGGGTGCCTCCCCTGGTCATGGCAACAGACAAAATTCTCACACTGTCCCTGGAACAGGAGCAGCCTGAGGGGCTTCTGTCACCCCTAGCCTCAACTCTGCATCCCCTGGAGGTACAGGGACTCATCTGTGGTTCCcgttttccctcccttcctgaaCGCCTTGGCCCCGTCCCTAAGCAGCTGGAGTTTCAGAGACATGGCTCAGATCCTGGGCTGGCCAGGAGTTAG